CTCGATAGTCAGCGGCTGCGCGTTCGCGCCCACCGGAAATGCAAGCGCGGGATCACGCTCGGCCGGATCGACGATCTGCACCACAGTCGTCTGCCAACCGCGGCTGCGCAGCAGCTGGAATGCCGTCCGCATCTCATCCGGCTCGCCAGAGAGGAGATCGGAGAGCACGATCAGCACGCCGGGCCGCTTCCGGGCCCGCGCATAGCGCTCGACCGATTCGGCGAACGATGTCGTCCCGCTTGCCGGCAGGTCGGTCAGGTACTTCAGCATCGGGGTGATGTTCGAGCGGCCGTGAGACGGCCCGAATGGATGCCCGAGCTGATTGCTGAATGGCGTGATCGACAACCGGTCGAAATGCCAGAGCCCGACATATCCGAGCGATCCGGTCACTCGCCGCGCATAGGTGAACTTGGTCATGCGCTGCGGATCGCCAGACCAATCCATGGAGCCCGACGCGTCAGCAGGAGATGCACGGTCAGCTCGGTCGTGACTTCGCTCAACCGGATGAAAAGCTCACCCAGCCGGCTGTAGATATTCCAGTCGATCCGGCGAAAGTCGTCGCCTTGGGAATAGCTCTTGAAATCGGCAAACTCCGGCGACGAACCACGCCGTTGTGAGCGATGCTCACCAGCTAACCCATGCGACACCGACGCATTCGAAAGCAACGTCAGCTTTCGCAGGCGAGCCAGCAACTCCTCATCGAACACCACCTGCTCGCGCGCGGGCGCAACGGCATGCTGGTCAGGCGAAACCGTTCCGCCAAATCTGTCTCGAATGGACGTGAGCAGACCGTTCATCAGCCATCGTCCTGATCGGAGAAGTAGTTCTCGACAATCGAGCGATACTCGGGAGGCACATGGTTGCTGTCCGGACCCGCCTCGCCCACCTCACCCTGTTCGGTCGAGCCGCTGCTGACCGTGACTCCCGCGCCTGATCCGGAGCTCGACGCGCCAGAGTTGCCCCCGATCGAAATCGATTGCCCCTCGGGCGAACGGGGGAGCTCGATGGCCCGATGCGGATCGGCTCCTGCTCCACTCGCATCGTCACCCTCGCCCGTCTCATCGGAAACCTTCGGTGCGGATGGATCCTTCTTGCCATCGGTCTGATGCTCGTTTTCGCCGCCGCTGCCGTCCGCCGGATTGCTCGCATCCTGGTTGCTCTCGCCACCCGCTCCGGAACCGGTGCTGGAGTCGCCTTCGGTGGCGTCGGTTTGTTCGGCCGTGTCGTCGCTTGGCGAACCAGTCCCGCCTCCCGGCTGCTGCGCGCTGCTATCTCCGGGAGCCCCCTCCGTGTCACTGGGAGCGTTCGATTCGGCGGGAGCGCCATCGCCTTCCTTGCCACTGGAGCTCATGGAGTCGTCGCCAATACCCGCTTCGGCTTCTGCGCCGGAATCTGAACTTGACTCTCCCGGATTGCCCGGCTGGCTTCCACTCGCGCTGGACGGGTTCGATTCTGAGGAGTTTCCGGACGAGTCGTTCGGTGATGGCAATCCTTCGTTGCCGGCGCTCAATTGATCGCTCTGCTGAGATGCGTTGGCCGCCGCGTGCTCCTGGGCTTGCTGCATGGCTTGATCGAGCGCTTCGGACGACTGCACCTGTTGCCCGCTTTGCTCCACCGCATTGGCCAGGTCGCGTATGCCGTTCTGGGCAGCTTCGCCGCCCTGCTCCAGTCCCTCGGCAGCCTCCTGGGTCGTTTCCGAAAGCGTCTTGTTCCCGTCGGACATCTCGGCCGCGGCCTGGCTCAGGTCGCCGGCCAGATCGGCGCGTGCTTGATCGGAGAGCTCACCGGCCTGGCTGGACACATCCCGCAGTTCTTCGGCTGCGGCGCCGTACAGTCCCCGATCGATGAGATCGGCAGCCTCGCTGGTCAACGCGTGATCGGCCAACGCATCGGCCAGACGTCGGAGGTCCTCCTGATTGGTGATCGAGGTCTGCATCATCGCTTCGACCTCTTCCACCGTGGGCACGTCCTGGGTGTCTGGCGGCTGAGCGGCTACCTCCGGGCTGCACGAACCGTTCCGCTGCGGGGACAAAGGCCGGCACCACATTCGATTCTGTCGGCGGAACGCCGCCCCCGGCGCCCCGCGCAAACGCCAGCGCGGCAAAGGCGAGCCCAAGCGCGATTGCCATGACCAGCTCGCGCACCGGTGGGCGCAACCGGAACGAGGCATGTTCCTGCGCCACCGTGATGGCATTGGCGGCATCGGCGACCTGGAGATAGACGACATCGACCGGCTCGCCCTCGACTGGCAGGTCCACCCCGATATTGCCGAGCGCGGTCGCGATCCGTTCGTGCAAGACGAACGAGCGGTCGAGCATGCGCGCCACCTGCGCGCGAGTCGGCCGGCTCAACCCGGCCACCACCAGCGAGCAGAGCAACAGCGCTATGCCGATTCCGAGCAAGATCTCGATGTTCAGAACTGGGCCGCCGATCAGGTCGACGATCAACCAGAGACATCCGATCAGAATCGTGAGCCAGATCCCTCGCGCCACGATCGCCATGGCCCGCTGGATCCAGATGCGGGTGGCGATACGGTCGATCCCGGACACCACCCATTCACCCGCAAGCCCACCCGGGGGGAGCTTGGGGTTCCGCGCGGGATAGGGGAGGGCGGGCATATCCGACCAAAGCCACCAAGGCGCGGTGGCCAGTCGCCAGACAGCCGTCTTTGGATCGGCCGGAAGCGCTGGCCGCCAGGAGGCCGAGCGGCGAAGTTCAGGA
The window above is part of the Thermomicrobiales bacterium genome. Proteins encoded here:
- a CDS encoding DUF58 domain-containing protein, producing MNGLLTSIRDRFGGTVSPDQHAVAPAREQVVFDEELLARLRKLTLLSNASVSHGLAGEHRSQRRGSSPEFADFKSYSQGDDFRRIDWNIYSRLGELFIRLSEVTTELTVHLLLTRRAPWIGLAIRSA